The following coding sequences are from one Musa acuminata AAA Group cultivar baxijiao chromosome BXJ2-4, Cavendish_Baxijiao_AAA, whole genome shotgun sequence window:
- the LOC103981443 gene encoding FIP1[V]-like protein: MEDDDEFGELYTDVFRPIADSPPAPSPGTRPDPVVPAADDDIEGGDGDEILFGASRSSPAAELPSVPHHALAPPAAAAATAAEDYGQRDWMLGHAPPVVEAPENWDDENDGVVSRPTEVVAPMADKCEPRVLEDDEEEARVSEIPNGDGKIGDPERLRAPNGDGYPLFGGGVVENLGDPDEAPVIPGLSAEPAPSGPLIGMNIEERKPSQSEDWDSDSEDDLQIVLNDSDHGRLGVDRNDRIGIDDDDREDDLVIVTDEDQHRHVPATDEQNCGEEAMQSTGDGERKEMVDVAKIASATGSALEARIGYNTHGSHPQHHSMYKYIRPGAAPLPGGPAAGTACPPGAARPPLISGPLSGGGRGDWRPAGGRGIPNGPKGYTGFGFPAWANSSSRAFGSGLDFTLPAHKSVFDVDIESFEEKPWRHPGVDVSDFFNFGFDEDKWKDYCKQLDQLRLESTMQSKIHVYESGRSEQEYDPDLPPELATAAGHHNIFANNGHKKADDGEVDFSNQGRGSSVMRAPLPTGRAIQVEGGYGERLPSIDTRPPRIRDADAVIEIVLQDSFDDPKMCNCAPEKHKSVERDDDKCFHEVKNDDRNTVSGNMRHFSHASGNRNKEMTRRALSAKEKNEVLLFPSESSAEYHQDSRTRSPVSPAKALGIHQSCRLPQGSSHRRSSNGREQSIDGIPSPSVHSNRLGDEEETQDDSTGVDRSSGKSSSVADDTVKELSVDEQCCGHDEKLTPVSIENEGEDMVSDVHIPNETSDNDKLVQTGKKQKLSSLVEQPAGHDSGHEDELQTSNSDNSRQKSGSSKDYPKQTENGDKVIQEEHSIQVGHLKRPHKEECYLRPKDDYGLDARQVMKKDYIVSKGKDDTSDSYKHPLRSRSYERKKESESSISSWQRREDNVHSRRVKDEDRRWENSDEMVSKHRSKLRVTDRNPKEEDHSKKRVEDRDWRGHNRDDVLWQRSRDDLVSRHESTDEPLIKKKRDEEYLRGKADKLSTLHGYRDEENSGRKKRARDDAIDHRRREVDTRMRDKADDHLSSNHKDDNWRYREREDRQRLKPHESAPMHREREEGRGSVRSGRAMEDKASGGSARNRDESKTIVHDSRVHQEKERRQLNDHSKRDHGREDDVQNKGRRHLSVREKYSNNDRRNSRHERMNTYKDCPPSADGKQMYRERHKENTRKSKDSEAHEQHSQGLGKRKHEDRHTAQTDKVYIRSLNEQESNNISSTDLSKDPHQIYEEPEAPQQKKQEEADPASDEENQGSRKGRSKLERWTSHKERDYDATGNTHTLSASSGVKKIEGDNVDVVQADEGAKTEFNNAGELDGKDVDGGQIVDKTVDEPDHHLDTMAKLKRRSERFKLPMPIVKETTLSKKLENEVQSSNNEAALDSEVKPERPARKRRWTGSS, translated from the exons ATGGAGGACGACGACGAGTTCGGGGAGCTTTACACCGACGTATTCCGCCCCATCGCCGACTCCCCTCCTGCCCCCTCTCCCGGGACTCGCCCTGATCCCGTCGTTCCTGCTGCCGACGACGATATCGAAGGCGGCGACGGGGACGAGATATTGTTCGGCGCCTCTCGTTCTTCCCCCGCCGCCGAACTTCCATCGGTCCCTCATCACGCCCTAGCTCCTCCCGCCgcggccgccgccaccgccgccgaagACTACGGCCAGCGCGATTGGATGCTTGGTCACGCGCCTCCCGTGGTGGAGGCACCGGAAAATTGGGACGACGAAAACGACGGCGTGGTCTCCAGGCCGACAGAGGTCGTTGCACCCATGGCCGATAAGTGCGAGCCTAGGGTTTTGGAGGATGACGAAGAAGAAGCTAGGGTTTCGGAGATTCCAAATGGGGATGGTAAAATTGGTGACCCTGAGAGGCTTCGAGCCCCAAATGGGGACGGCTATCCATTGTTTGGAGGTGGAGTGGTTGAAAATTTAGGCGATCCGGACGAAGCTCCGGTCATTCCCGGCCTCTCAGCTGAACCAGCCCCTTCCGGGCCTCTGATCGGCATGAACATTGAAGAGAGGAAGCCATCACAAAGTGAGGATTGGGACAGCGATAGCGAAGATGATCTCCAGATCGTGCTGAATGATAGCGATCATGGACGGCTTGGTGTGGACAGGAATGATAGAATTGGGATTGATGATGATGACAGGGAAGATGATTTGGTCATTGTCACTGATGAGGATCAGCATCGCCACGTCCCGGCTACGGATGAGCAAAACTGTGGGGAGGAGGCTATGCAGTCTACTGGCGATGGGGAGAGAAAGGAGATGGTGGATGTGGCGAAAATTGCTAGTGCTACCGGAAGTGCATTGGAGGCGAGGATTGGGTACAACACTCATGGGTCTCATCCACAGCATCATTCAATGTACAAG TATATAAGACCTGGTGCAGCACCTCTACCTGGGGGCCCTGCTGCTGGGACAGCTTGTCCTCCGGGCGCTGCTCGTCCTCCTCTTATCTCAGGTCCCCTTTCTGGTGGAGGAAGAGGTGATTGGAGACCTGCTGGTGGCAGGGGGATTCCAAATGGGCCCAAAGGCTATACTGGCTTTGGTTTCCCTGCTTGGGCCAATAGTTCATCCCGTGCTTTTGGCAGTGGACTGGATTTTACCCTTCCTGCTCACAA GTCAGTTTTTGATGTTGACATTGAGAGTTTTGAGGAAAAACCGTGGAGACATCCCGGAGTTGATGTatcagatttttttaattttggttTTGATGAAGACAAGTGGAAGGATTATTGCAAGCAGCTG GACCAACTTCGTTTAGAGTCAACCATGCAAAGCAAGATTCATGTCTATGAGAGTGGCCGATCAGAGCAG GAGTATGATCCAGATTTACCTCCCGAATTGGCAACTGCAGCAGGCCATCACAATATTTTTGCTAATAATGGGCATAAAAAAGCAGATGATGGGGAAGTAGATTTTAGTAACCAAGGAAGAGGATCATCAGTTATGCGGGCACCATTG CCAACTGGGAGAGCAATACAGGTTGAAGGTGGTTATGGTGAGCGCCTACCCTCTATAGATACCAGGCCTCCTCGCATCCGTGATGCAGATGCAGTTATTGAG ATTGTGTTGCAGGATTCATTTGATGATCCAAAAATGTGCAACTGTGCCCCAGAGAAACACAAGAGTGTTGAAAGAGATGATGATAAATGTtttcatgaagttaaaaatgatgatAGAAATACTGTCTCAGGAAATATGAGGCACTTTTCACATGCTTCTGGCAATAGGAATAAGGAAATGACTAGAAGAGCCCTTTCTGCTAAGGAAAAAAATGAAGTGTTGCTTTTCCCTTCGGAATCTTCAGCTGAATACCATCAAGATTCAAGAACAAGGAGCCCTGTATCTCCTGCTAAAGCACTGGGGATACACCAAAGCTGCAG GTTGCCCCAGGGATCTTCACATAGAAGATCCTCCAATGGTCGTGAACAATCTATTGATGGCATCCCTAGTCCAAGTGTCCACTCAAACAGGCTTGGTGATGAGGAGGAGACACAGGATGATAGCACTGGAGTTGATCGGAGTTCTGGAAAATCATCTTCTGTTGCTGATGATACTGTAAAAGAGCTGAGTGTTGATGAGCAATGCTGTGGGCATGATGAAAAGCTTACACCAGTTAGCATTGAAAATGAAGGGGAGGACATGGTGTCAGACGTACATATTCCTAATGAGACCAGCGACAATGATAAATTAGTTCAAACTGGCAAGAAGCAAAAGCTTTCATCACTGGTTGAGCAACCTGCAGGGCATGATAGTGGTCATGAGGATGAGTTGCAAACCTCAAATAGTGATAACAGTAGACAGAAATCTGGGAGCAGTAAGGATTATCCAAAGCAGACTGAAAATGGTGATAAAGTCATACAAGAAGAACATTCAATTCAGGTGGGTCACTTAAAAAGACCCCACAAAGAAGAATGTTATTTGCGACCAAAAGATGACTATGGTCTGGATGCTAGACAAGTGATGAAGAAAGATTACATTGTTTCCAAAGGAAAGGATGATACATCTGATTCTTATAAGCACCCTCTTCGAAGTAGAAGCTATGAGAGGAAAAAGGAATCAGAATCTTCTATCAGTTCTTGGCAAAGAAGAGAGGACAATGTACACAGTAGAAGAGTCAAAGATGAAGACAGGAGGTGGGAGAATAGTGATGAAATGGTGTCAAAGCACAGGAGCAAGTTAAGGGTGACTGACAGAAACCCGAAAGAAGAAGATCATTCAAAAAAGCGTGTAGAAGATAGAGACTGGAGAGGGCATAATAGGGATGACGTCTTATGGCAGAGGTCAAGAGATGATCTTGTGAGTCGTCATGAAAGCACAGACGAACCTCTCATTAAAAAGAAAAGGGATGAAGAATATCTAAGAGGCAAAGCTGACAAATTAAGTACTCTGCATGGTTATAGGGATGAAGAAAATTCTGGGAGAAAGAAAAGAGCAAGGGATGATGCCATAGATCATAGGAGGAGAGAGGTTGACACTAGAATGAGAGATAAGGCTGATGATCACTTATCTTCCAATCATAAAGATGATAACTGGCGCTATAGGGAGAGAGAGGATAGGCAGCGACTTAAACCTCATGAAAGTGCACCGATGCACCGGGAAAGAGAAGAAGGGCGGGGGTCTGTAAGGAGTGGGCGGGCTATGGAAGATAAAGCATCGGGTGGTAGTGCTAGGAATAGGGATGAATCAAAGACTATAGTCCATGATAGTAGGGTTCatcaagagaaagaaagaaggcaaCTTAATGATCATTCAAAGAGGGATCATGGTAGGGAAGATGATGTACAAAATAAGGGACGCAGACATTTATCTGTGCGTGAAAAATATTCAAACAATGACAGAAGAAACTCTAGGCATGAAAGGATGAACACGTACAAGGACTGCCCTCCTAGTGCTGATGGCAAGCAGATGTACAGGGAAAGACACAAGGAAAATACAAGGAAATCCAAAGATTCAGAAGCTCATGAGCAGCACAGCCAGGGGCTTGGTAAGAGAAAGCATGAAGACCGCCACACCGCTCAAACTGACAAG GTCTATATTAGAAGCTTAAATGAGCAAGAAAGTAACAACATTTCCTCCACCGATCTCTCCAAGGATCCCCACCAAATTTATGAAGAACCGGAGGCCCCCCAGCAAAAGAAACAAGAGGAAGCTGATCCTGCCTCAGATGAAGAGAACCAGGGTTCCAGGAAGGGGCGATCAAAATTGGAACGCTGGACCAGCCACAAAGAGAGGGATTATGATGCCACTGGCAACACACACACATTATCTGCTTCCTCAGGGGTTAAGAAAATTGAAGGCGATAATGTTGATGTGGTGCAGGCAGATGAAGGAGCCAAAACTGAATTTAATAATGCCGGTGAATTAGATGGCAAGGATGTTGATGGAGGCCAAATTGTGGATAAGACGGTGGATGAGCCAGACCACCACCTAGACACTATGGCTAAGCTTAAGAGACGAAGTGAGCGCTTCAAACTTCCTATGCCTATTGTAAAGGAGACTACATTGAGCAAAAAATTGGAAAATGAAGTGCAGTCATCCAATAATGAAGCTGCTCTTGATTCAGAGGTAAAGCCAGAGCGACCAGCTAGGAAAAGGAGGTGGACTGGTAGTAGTTGA